CACGTCCGCGAGCTTGTTGCCGCGGAGCATGATCGGCGTCGCGGCCATCGTGCAGAAGATCGGGCTCCGGATCTTCACGCGGTAGGGACGGTCATCCCCGTCGCCGCACACGTAGAAGAGGGCCTCGCCCCGCGAATCCTCGGTCCGCACGTACCCCTCGCCCTCCGCACGCCGCGGGGGCTTCGTCCGGTAGGTGCCCTCCTTGGGCATCTTCTCCAGGGCCTCGAGGATGAGACGGCAGGACTCGCGCATCTCGTTGAAGCGGCAGATGAACCGGGAGTAGGAGTCGCCCGCGTCGGGTCCCTTCCACACCTGGGGCTCGAACTCCAGTTCGTCGTAGACCTCGTAGGGGTCCAACCGCCGGACGTCCACATTGACGCCGCAGGATCGGAGGTTGGGGCCCGTGACGCCCCAATTGATGGCGTCCGCGGCGGAGATCATGCCCACGCCCTGCGTGCGCATGTGGAAGATCTTGGACTCGTGGAGCATCTTCGTGTAGTCGTGGTCGAGCTTCTCGAGGAAGTGGTCGATGCTCCGCTTGCACATGGCATCGAAGTTCTCCGGAATGTCGTTCCGGACGCCGCCGATCCGCGGATAGTTCTGGTTCATCCGCATCCCGGACATGAGTTGGATCAGATCGAGGAACAACTCGCGCTCGCGGAGCGACCAGAGGAGC
The Thermoplasmata archaeon DNA segment above includes these coding regions:
- a CDS encoding nickel-dependent hydrogenase large subunit; the protein is MPEFWINMGPQHPMTHGLWNMKVKVDGETITDAKPEIGYLHRGVEKIAEVREFQKVIVLTDRLCYVSSITWSHAYCLAVEKMMGVEVPERGKYLRVISLELQRIASHLMWLAAYGPDLGLLTVLLWSLRERELFLDLIQLMSGMRMNQNYPRIGGVRNDIPENFDAMCKRSIDHFLEKLDHDYTKMLHESKIFHMRTQGVGMISAADAINWGVTGPNLRSCGVNVDVRRLDPYEVYDELEFEPQVWKGPDAGDSYSRFICRFNEMRESCRLILEALEKMPKEGTYRTKPPRRAEGEGYVRTEDSRGEALFYVCGDGDDRPYRVKIRSPIFCTMAATPIMLRGNKLADVVAILGSIDVCVGEIDK